Genomic segment of Candidatus Binatia bacterium:
TATCGTGGCGCACGTCGATGCCGGGCATCACGGCGCGCAGCTCCATGCCGCGACGCGTGAGCTGAAACAGTCCGACGTGAGTGGCGTAGAAGATTCGCTTTCCAGCGGGTAGCGCCCGCTGAACGACCACGAGCCCGCGCAGCCACTCTGTCGTCTGTCCGTATTGCGCGAAGTCCTTCGATCTCTTTGCCGCGCTGTGGTGTCAGGATGCGGAGGAGCCCTCGAAACTCTGTCCCCAGTGCGGGCGGTGCATGTGCCAGCATCCCGCCTACCAGGAACCGCACTTCCGGAAGGAAGTCCCGCTGGTTTTCAGCGCGAGGGATTCCAACGGTGGTTTCTGTTCTACCTGTGACGAGTAGACCGACATCAGAGCGACTGTGGGTCGCGTTTGGGCTAGGTGACCGTCTCCCAGCGAAAATCTGTCCGCATTGCGGGCGGTGCGCGTGTGAGCACCCTGCCTACCATGACCCGCATTTCTGGAAAGCCGCCCCCCCCGCGCTTATGAGCGGGAGGCGTTTGAACGGTTCTTTCTCTTCTACGAACAGTGAACGAGCCCGCGAACCGACGGCAGCTGCTGCGTCTGCGCGGCGATCCAGGTCACGCGATGCTGGGGCTCATGGTGCGGGGCGCGGCGGCGCAGTGTTGCGGCGACTGTAACGGCGATGGCGCGGTCACCGTCGATGATATCCTAACCGCAGTGAACCACGCGCTCACGAGCTGTTCGGACGACGGCATCTGCAGCATGGCGAGCTGCCCGGCACAGCTGGCTACGTGCCGCGACGAGCTGGCCACCTGCCGGGCGCAGCCGGGCGGGCAGCGGTTTCCGGCGTCGGGGCAGACGACGGCGTACGGTCCGGGCTCGGACGGTGCCGTGCGGGCTGGGGCGGCGCTGGCGTATACGGGCAACGGCGACGGGACGATCACCGACAACAACACCGGGCTGATGTGGGAGAAGAAGGACGACTCGGGCGGCATCCACGACCAGGACAACTATTACGCGTGGGGGATGACTGACCCGCCGTACACGATGAACGGTACGATGGTGACGGAGTTTCTCGCCACGTTGAACCGGGCGCCCTGTTTTGCCGGGCACTGCGACTGGCGCATCCCGAACATCA
This window contains:
- a CDS encoding DUF1566 domain-containing protein codes for the protein MNEPANRRQLLRLRGDPGHAMLGLMVRGAAAQCCGDCNGDGAVTVDDILTAVNHALTSCSDDGICSMASCPAQLATCRDELATCRAQPGGQRFPASGQTTAYGPGSDGAVRAGAALAYTGNGDGTITDNNTGLMWEKKDDSGGIHDQDNYYAWGMTDPPYTMNGTMVTEFLATLNRAPCFAGHCDWRIPNIKELQSIANYQNAGPAVDAAFSTSCAAGCTVDGASGTTMCSCTQSGGYWSSTTCQDSPDYAWGVGFGGSSVATTRATATCAPCGVARDWSFPNPDTRPFKSGHSAPKTDSTAN